The nucleotide window TTAGAATGGCCAGTAATGCAGCCCCTACATCCGCAAAAACGGCTTCCCATATAGTGGCCAGTCGGCCCGCGCCCAAGATGAGTACAATGCCTTTGACCACAAACGCCAATGTGATATTTTGCCAGACGATCTTTTTGGTCTGCCTGCCAATATTAATGCCAATGGGAATTTTTACCCGGTTTGTCACCCTGTATTACGATATCGGCTGTTTCAATGGTAGCGTCGCTGCCAAATCCGCCCATAGCAATACCTGCATCGCTTAATGTCACTACAGGCGCGTCATTTACCCCGTCTCCTGTAAAAGCTACTGTTTCTTTCCGGGTTTTGATCTCTTTAGCCTTATTGACTTTGTCTTCAGGCAGCAGGTCTCCAAAAGCATTGTCGATACCTAATTGCCAGGCTTCGGTGTTTTCCCATTGATCAGTTCTTTAGCGCCGGCCTTTGTATATACTTTTTGTTCCTGTGTACAGCAAATCTGCTGGCCCTGCGCATTGTATTGATGCTGAGGTTTCATAGCAATAATCTTTTAATTGTTGTTAATAGAGCCGCTCGGGGCGGCGGGTAAGTAGGGGATTGTGATGGGGAGTAACACAGTTCATCATTCTTGTTTTAATGTTCGTGCCCTCCGGCATTCGCCAGCTTAGCGTTAATAAAGAAGGCGCCTTTTGTAACCAGCTTCGCGTTGGCTGAGATTTCCTTTACGGGTGTTACCGCTGTATAGCCTAGTTCAGACACACCTTTAACGATCTCTACTTTTTCGAAATTCATTGTGGCGCCACGGGTTTTTAGTTTTTCTTTTGGCGCATGATCCCCGCCGGCCTCATGTTCATGCCCGTCTTCTTCCTGAGCCGGGGCTTCCGGCACTTTGTCTGTTTGGATGAATATGTAATTTTTTCCGTCAGCTTCCACAATAGCGTCATTAGGTACCGTAGTAGCAGGCACATTGTCAATGCTTATCATGCCGGTAATATTCATGCCATCTATCAGCCCGGTTTTATTACCTGTTACCGTGCAGTGAACCGCAACGGTTTTACTTTCATTTTCGAACGAAGATCCGATATTGAAGACTTTTGCTGTATAAGTATTGGTTGGATTATTCGTTAGCGTAAAGTTGACTGACTGGCCTATTTTAATATGCGGAAGGTCTTTTTCGAAAACCTGCAGATCCAGGTGAAGCAGGCTGTTGTTAACGACTTCAACTACCGGAGATGATACATCTACATAGCTGCCGATTTTTGCAAATTCAGCACTAACGGTACCATTAACCGGGCTGGTAACTACTAATGCAGATCTTAGATTGGAAGCACTTACGGAAGAAGGGATTATCCCCATTAACTGGATCTGCCGGTACAGGGATGCTTTGCGGGTTCGTAGGGCGTTAAGCTCGGCAGTGGCGTTCTGGAGGTTCTTCAGGGCGCCGGCATTACCTTCATTCAACTCCTTTTGTCGCTGCATTTCCTGCCCGGCCAGCACGATCCGGCTGTCGATGGTAAGGTACTCTTCCTGCAGTTGTATAAACTGTGGATTTTCGATAGTAGCAATCACCTGACCCTTGCTTACATGGTCGCCCATTTGTACCCTAAGAGTTTTGATGACGCCTCCGTAAAGTGAGGTAGCATTGGCCTTATTATTATTGGGCACCCGCAATGCACCGTTGGCTTTAATGGTTGCGGTCAGGTTTTTGTTTTCAAAATTACCTAATATTATTCCTACAGCCTTCATTTGCTCTGCAGTGATAGTGGCTATGGAAGATGAACCACCTTCGTCATGTTCTGCTTGAACACTGGTTGCTTGTTCTTTTGCTTCTGGCGACCTCTGGTCGCTTTGCTCTTTATTGCTGCAGCTGGTAAAAGAAGCGATGACAAGAATACTTGTTATAAATATATGGATGATCTTCATTGCTGTTATTTGTTGTTATAGTAATTGAATTGGATAACGGATTGGTTGTATTCGTTCAATACATCCAGGTAGCTTTGCCGGATGCCTATGGCCTGGCTAAGGAACTGGCTCAACTCGGCAAAACTGATTTCTCCGGCCCGGTAGCTTAAGCCGGCTGCTTTAATAATCTCTTCCGCTTGTTTTAAACCAGAGGTTTCATAGAAGCTGACCAAAGAACGGTTTTTTTCGATAGCGGTTAATGAGATGGCTTTTTGTGTTTGTAACTGCTGTGTCTGGTAGGCAAATGATTTTTCGGCTACTTCCCTTTCGGCCTCAGCTGCTTTTACTTTGCTGCGATTGGCTCCTGTTCCAAATAAAGGGATGGCGGCACTCACAGAGAAGCCGGTAAACGGGTCTTTGGCTCCCCATACACGCTGGCTAAAAAACCTGCCGGAGAAATCGGGCCTGTTCGTATTCTTTTGAACTGCAATGTTAGAAGCAGCTATGTCTATGTTTTGCTGCTGCAGTTGAAGTAAAGGGTGTAAGCCGCCGTTTTCTGACAGGTCGGTAGATAGCTTTTCGAGCGAATGGGTAACCGGTAGCAACCATTCATTTTGATTCAGTAAGATCATCAACTGTTGCTGTTGCAAAACCATATCTTTTTTATTCTGCTCAACAAAAGCCTGTATCTCCCGTAGTTTTGCTTCTGCCGCTATTTTGTCCAGCTTAGCTACATCGCCCGTACGCAATCTCAGGTCTGTCGCTTTCAAAAGATCGGTATAAATGCTATCTAAACTTCCATATAACGCCTGCTTGTCCTGCAAATACCATAAACTATAGTAGGCCGTTTTTACATCTTTTTTGATTACCGCATTTAAAGCCTCTGTATTGAGCTCCGCATACTTCAACTGAGATGTGAAGTAACTTTTGCGTGCCGCGTACAAACCGGGCCAGGCAATACTTTGAGATATACCGATCTTCAATATGCCTTTATTGTCGGAAGGGCGCAGGTCTTCATTTTCTGCAAACAGGCCTGTTTTAGGAATATCGTTGGCCGTGTGCACATTGAGCATGGCACTGCGTATTTCAGATTGGTTAATGCCTATTTGCAGATTGTTTTTTACAGCAGTTTCTACGGCCTCATTAATAGTGATGCGCTGCTGTGCATGTCCGGATGTAAATCCGGCAAGGCATATCAATAGTATAGTAGCAGGAGCTTTCATGTTGCTGTTTTTTGTAAAGCTGAGCTTTGTATTAAAAATGATGTACAGGAGCGGAAGCACAAATAAGGTCAGAAAAGTGGCTGTAGCCAGTCCGCCAATGACAACAGTTGCCAATGGTTTCTGTACCTCGGCGCCGGCGCCCGTGCTGATAGCCATTGGTAAGAAGCCAAGCGATGCAACGGTTGCAGTCATCAATACCGGGCGCAGCCTGATTTTAGTTCCTTCTATCACCCGTTTCAATACGTCTGTCCAGCCTTCTTTTTTCAGCTGATTGAAAGTGCCGATCAATACGATACCGTTTAATACAGCCACACCGAAAAGCGCAATAAAGCCGATGCCGGCACTGATGCTAAAAGGCATGCCCCGAAGCAACAGGGCAAAAACGCCCCCGATAGCGCTCATAGGGATCGCTGTAAATATGAGTCCGGCCTGTTTAAAGGAATGGAAAGTAAAATAGAGCAGCAGGAAAATTAACAGGAGCGATATGGGCACGGCTATACTCAGCCGGTTACTGGCTTCTTTCAGGTTTTGAAATTGTCCGCCATACGTAAAATAATATCCCGCGGATAATTGAACCTTTGCAACCAGTTGTTTTTGTATATCCGTCACCACGCTTTCCACATCTCTGCCGGATACATTAAAGCCGACTACAATACGGCGTTTGCTTTCTTCACGGCTGATCTGTGCTGCTCCAAGCTTATAGCTAACTGTAGCCACCTGTGACAGAGGCACCTGTATACCTGTATTAGTGGGTACCATTAAATTACTGACATCATCAA belongs to Niabella yanshanensis and includes:
- a CDS encoding efflux RND transporter periplasmic adaptor subunit, which produces MKIIHIFITSILVIASFTSCSNKEQSDQRSPEAKEQATSVQAEHDEGGSSSIATITAEQMKAVGIILGNFENKNLTATIKANGALRVPNNNKANATSLYGGVIKTLRVQMGDHVSKGQVIATIENPQFIQLQEEYLTIDSRIVLAGQEMQRQKELNEGNAGALKNLQNATAELNALRTRKASLYRQIQLMGIIPSSVSASNLRSALVVTSPVNGTVSAEFAKIGSYVDVSSPVVEVVNNSLLHLDLQVFEKDLPHIKIGQSVNFTLTNNPTNTYTAKVFNIGSSFENESKTVAVHCTVTGNKTGLIDGMNITGMISIDNVPATTVPNDAIVEADGKNYIFIQTDKVPEAPAQEEDGHEHEAGGDHAPKEKLKTRGATMNFEKVEIVKGVSELGYTAVTPVKEISANAKLVTKGAFFINAKLANAGGHEH